A window from Solanum stenotomum isolate F172 chromosome 7, ASM1918654v1, whole genome shotgun sequence encodes these proteins:
- the LOC125870102 gene encoding calcium-transporting ATPase 12, plasma membrane-type-like produces MAMRQGKSLTGQGRGLLKKAGQGRATLSADLTNLPPILTSPARKRWRWAYKILYTARALLSTARKIVAENKTDILSNFSRSRSYTAVDIEPECFSNISKQMLAKLVRVRDVKLFDGVESVLIFLKADADKGILGDVKDIASRRKHFGTNTFKKPSVNLLHILLKSLKDPNIIIVLLYAVLSLGFGVKKHGVKGCLDGGIIVIALFLAISLSAFCNYWHKQQLYQLCRPIETVPILVIRDGKDKRIALSEAVVGDVIRLKAGDQVPADGICIGDQTLRIDESTITRKNELVEVNSSTNMFLLSGSKVLRGNGRMLVTAVGMDTALAEIISPACVNHDHKSLLQKKLHKLTSCIAKVGLAVSFLVFLVLLVRYFTGNMRNNGRKLFIGGKTSIQDVWKAFLGILATPVAIASGAIPEGLTLACALTIAYSTKKMIADQALVRSLSACEAMASATVICTNKEGVLTENSLQVKQFWLREEYFGSSAFSSFVPEILDLLREAMALNTTKIPPGSSFQHIEDQIQNAIFGWGIKSMKIDVQQLKERCTLVHAESFNSEYQGRVLIRRNADGRVHIHHKGTPEAILAMCSRYYEETGDVKDINNDTRAVLQERITKMKMDGLHCVGFAYRSVTAEHQIDHEGHFHPKLKEDDSILLAFVGLKAPCREQARKAVMDCQDAGVNIKIITKDDIHTARASAIDCGIIDPHNPSTGEVIEGTTFQEYTEDERLEKVDNIRVIARASTLDKLLMVRCLQKKGHVVAVTGDRVEDAEALREANVGLSLGNHGTDAARNSSDIVIMDDNFASIARVLSWGRTTYNNVQIFTQYQLTATIASLVIDFVTAISASEPVTINIVTVISAGNVPYAMLQVLWVKLMVGTLAAVALTIDGPGTKLMQQPPTNQNEPFITNIMWKNILGQALYLISVLLTIQFTGESRYQLSDKEKDTMIFNIFVLCQLSNIFHLRKYEGNLLRELKTKRLFWGIVGMIVVIQFAMIELLKKFACTERLNWQQWKVCIGIAALSWPVSLLIKCIPVPKTPLFSRWNGQNFSYSRFRSSVRL; encoded by the exons ATGGCAATGAGGCAGGGCAAGAGTTTAACGGGACAGGGTAGGGGACTGCTTAAAAAGGCAGGACAAGGTAGGGCAACACTCTCAGCTGATTTGACCAAT TTACCACCTATTTTAACGTCCCCCGCCAGGAAGAGATGGCGTTGGGCGTATAAAATTCTCTATACTGCCAGGGCATTACTGTCTACAGCCAGGAAGATTGTTGCTGAAAACAAGACTGACATCTTAAGCAACTTTTCACGATCTCGGTCCTATACAGCTGTTGATATCGAACCTGAATGTTTTTCGAACATCAGCAAGCAAATGTTAGCAAAACTCGTTCGAGTGAGAGATGTTAAACTGTTTGATGGTGTAGAAAGCGTGTTGATTTTCCTGAAAGCTGATGCTGACAAGGGTATCCTAGGTGATGTTAAGGATATTGCTTCGCGGCGTAAACATTTTGGGACTAACACATTTAAGAAGCCATCAGTAAATCTATTGCACATCCTGTTGAAGAGCCTCAAAGATCCTAACATCATCATTGTGCTATTGTATGCTGTTTTATCACTCGGTTTTGGCGTAAAAAAACATGGGGTGAAAGGATGTTTGGATGGGGGAATTATAGTAATTGCCCTGTTTCTTGCCATTAGTCTCTCTGCTTTTTGTAACTATTGGCATAAACAGCAACTTTATCAACTTTGTAGGCCAATTGAAACTGTCCCAATTCTTGTGATTAGGGATGGGAAGGATAAGCGTATCGCGTTATCTGAAGCAGTTGTTGGAGATGTCATTCGCTTGAAAGCTGGAGATCAAGTCCCTGCTGATGGGATATGCATAGGTGATCAAACCTTACGTATTGATGAATCAACTATAACAAGGAAAAATGAACTTGTGGAAGTTAACAGTAGCACCAATATGTTCTTGTTATCAGGTAGCAAGGTCTTGAGGGGTAACGGACGAATGCTTGTTACAGCAGTTGGCATGGATACAGCATTGGCAGAAATCATTAGTCCAGCTTGTGTCAATCATGATCATAAATCACTTTTACAGAAGAAACTGCATAAACTGACCTCGTGTATAGCGAAGGTTGGCTTGGCTGTTAGTTTCTTGGTTTTCTTAGTGTTGTTGGTCCGTTACTTCACAGGGAATATGCGAAACAATGGGAGGAAGTTGTTCATTGGAGGTAAGACAAGTATACAAGATGTATGGAAAGCCTTTCTTGGGATTCTAGCTACTCCAGTTGCAATTGCATCGGGTGCTATTCCAGAAGGCTTAACGTTAGCTTGTGCACTAACCATAGCTTACTCAACCAAGAAGATGATCGCTGATCAAGCACTTGTTAGAAGTCTTTCAGCTTGTGAAGCAATGGCCTCTGCTACTGTGATTTGTACGAATAAGGAAGGCGTACTGACTGAAAACTCTCTGCAGGTCAAACAGTTTTGGCTACGCGAAGAGTATTTTGGAAGTAGTGCTTTCTCCTCATTTGTACCAGAAATTCTTGATCTGCTTCGTGAAGCAATGGCTCTGAACACAACCAAGATACCTCCGGGATCTTCATTTCAACACATTGAGGATCAAATTCAAAATGCAATTTTTGGCTGGGGCATCAAAAGCATGAAAATTGATGTACAACAACTGAAAGAAAGATGTACACTTGTCCATGCTGAAAGCTTCAACTCGGAATACCAAGGGCGTGTTTTGATAAGGAGGAATGCTGACGGCAGAGTGCATATACACCACAAAGGAACTCCAGAGGCAATACTGGCCATGTGTTCACGTTACTACGAGGAGACGGGGGATGTCAAAGATATAAACAATGATACTAGAGCAGTGTTGCAGGAAAGAATTACAAAGATGAAAATGGATGGTTTGCACTGTGTTGGTTTTGCATATAGAAGTGTAACAGCAGAACATCAGATTGACCATGAAGGGCATTTCCATCCCAAGCTCAAAGAAGATGATTCGATCTTATTAGCATTTGTCGGTCTGAAAGCTCCATGTAGAGAACAAGCAAGGAAAGCTGTGATGGACTGCCAAGATGCCGGAGTGAACATCAAAATCATTACAAAAGATGATATCCACACGGCTCGTGCGTCAGCTATTGATTGTGGTATAATTGATCCTCACAACCCATCCACTGGAGAAGTCATTGAAGGGACAACATTCCAAGAATATACTGAAGATGAAAGATTGGAGAAAGTTGATAACATTCGTGTGATCGCAAGAGCCTCAACACTGGACAAGCTTCTAATGGTACGATGCTTGCAAAAGAAAGGTCACGTTGTTGCAGTTACCGGAGACAGAGTGGAAGATGCAGAAGCTCTTAGAGAAGCCAATGTGGGGCTTTCATTGGGTAATCATGGAACCGATGCAGCAAGGAACAGCTCGGATATTGTCATCATGGATGATAACTTTGCTTCCATAGCTAGAGTTCTAAGTTGGGGAAGAACCACATACAACAATGTTCAGATATTCACCCAATACCAACTAACAGCAACTATCGCTTCTTTGGTAATAGACTTTGTGACAGCAATTTCAGCTAGCGAGCCCGTGACCATCAACATTGTCACAGTAATTTCAGCAGGCAATGTTCCCTATGCAATGCTTCAGGTACTTTGGGTAAAGCTGATGGTGGGGACATTAGCAGCTGTAGCTCTCACTATTGACGGGCCTGGAACAAAGCTCATGCAGCAGCCACCAACCAACCAAAACGAACCATTCATAACCAATATCATGTGGAAAAATATATTGGGACAAGCATTGTACCTGATCTCAGTGTTGCTTACCATCCAATTCACAGGTGAATCAAGATATCAATTAAGCGACAAGGAAAAGGACACGATGATCTTCAACATCTTTGTTCTCTGCCAACTATCCAACATATTCCACCTGAGAAAGTACGAAGGGAATCTCCTCAGAGAGCTAAAAACAAAGAGGTTATTTTGGGGGATTGTGGGAATGATAGTCGTTATCCAGTTTGCAATGATCGAATTGCTGAAAAAGTTTGCATGTACTGAGAGATTGAATTGGCAGCAGTGGAAAGTGTGTATTGGGATAGCTGCTTTATCATGGCCAGTTAGTTTGCTCATAAAATGCATACCTGTTCCAAAGACGCCTTTGTTTAGTCGTTGGAACGGCCAGAACTTTAGTTACTCAAGATTTAGATCAAGTGTTAGGTTATAG
- the LOC125870103 gene encoding zinc finger protein CONSTANS-LIKE 2-like, which translates to MEMDNSKIEVENLKIEMENLKIAVKNLKIKVGHLSKTIATLETSNDLVVEKKMKTSQTRNTLSTSPLSGERTFIEEASNIKVGRYTAEERKERIHRYRAKRTQRNFNKTIKYACRKTLADNRPRVRGRFARNDEVGLEIPKTSSSTLFNRYEDEDDIWIEGVHEEEEDHQGSIGRRQLYHNFSSMTQYHQQYSSH; encoded by the exons ATGGAAATGGATAATTCGAAGATTGAAGTGGAGAATTTGAAGATTGAAATGGAGAACTTGAAGATTGCTGTGAAAAATTTGAAGATAAAAGTAGGTCATTTGTCGAAAACAATTGCTACATTGGAGACATCGAATGATTTGGTAGTGGAAAAA AAGATGAAGACAAGTCAAACAAGGAACACTTTATCAACAAGTCCATTATCAGGAGAAAGAACATTTATTGAAGAAGCATCAAATATCAAAGTGGGAAGATATACtgcagaagaaagaaaagaaagaattcaTAGATACAGAGCAAAAAGAACTCAAAGAAATTTTAACAAAACTATTAag TATGCATGTCGAAAAACACTAGCGGACAATCGTCCAAGGGTTCGTGGCAGATTTGCTCGTAACGATGAAGTTGGTCTTGAGATTCCGAaaacttcatcatcaacattgtttAATCGATACGAAGATGAAGATGATATTTGG ATTGAGGGAGTTCATGAAGAGGAAGAAGATCATCAAGGCTCAATAGGGAGAAGACAATTGTATCACAACTTTAGTTCAATGacacaatatcatcaacaataTTCAAGCCACTAA
- the LOC125870671 gene encoding ATP sulfurylase 1, chloroplastic-like: MATMASLFLKTPGPSQSLPKTHKTHFVLPQNLPLSWRSKYRAGPAAARIRCGLIEPDGGKLVELIVEEPQRDLKRRQALSLPQIKLSKIDIQWVHVLSEGWASPLKGFMRESEFLQTLHFNSLRLGDGSVVNMSVPIVLAIDDSNKNNIGDSSSVALVDDKDNLIAILNDVEIYKHNKEERTARTWGTTVPGLPYAEQAITHAGNWLIGGDLEVIEPIKYHDGLDRFRLSPAELRDEFTRRNADAVFAFQLRNPVHNGHALLMTDTRRRLLEMGYKNPVLLLHPLGGYTKADDVPLEWRMKQHEMVLEDRVLDPETTVVSIFPSPMHYAGPTEVQWHAKARINAGANFYIVGRDPAGMGHPLEKRDLYDADHGKKVLSMAPGLERLNILPFKVAAYDKTQNGMAFFDPSRPQDFLFISGTKMRALAKNKESPPDGFMCPGGWKVLVDYYDSLTPSENGRVPEPVPV, from the exons ATGGCGACAATGGCTTCTCTTTTTCTCAAAACGCCAGGTCCATCTCAATCTTTACCCAAAACCCACAAAACCCATTTCGTTTTACCTCAAAATCTCCCACTTTCATGGCGTTCCAAGTATCGGGCCGGGCCGGCGGCGGCCCGAATCCGATGCGGGCTGATTGAGCCGGATGGTGGAAAACTTGTGGAGCTCATAGTTGAGGAGCCACAAAGAGATTTGAAGAGGAGACAAGCTTTGTCTCTTCCACAGATCAAGTTATCGAAGATTGATATCCAATGGGTACATGTGCTCAGTGAAGGCTGGGCTAGCCCATTGAAAGGATTCATGAGAGAATCCGAGTTCCTCCAAACTCTTCATTTCAATTCGCTCCGATTAGGTGACGGATCAGTCGTCAACATGTCGGTGCCGATTGTGCTCGCCATTGATGATTCGAATAAGAATAACATCGGTGATTCGAGCAGTGTTGCCCTTGTTGATGATAAGGACAATCTTATTGCCATTCTTAACGA TGTTGAGATCTACAAGCATAATAAAGAAGAACGGACTGCCAGAACTTGGGGAACCACTGTCCCAGGTTTACCTTATGCAGAGCAAGCAATAACTCATGCTGGAAACTGGCTAATTGGTGGTGATTTGGAAGTTATAGAACCAATCAAGTATCATGATGGTCTTGACAGGTTCCGGCTTTCCCCTGCTGAACTTCGAGATGAATTTACAAGGCGCAATGCAGATGCAGTGTTTGCTTTTCAACTCAGAAATCCAGTGCATAACGGCCACGCATTATTGATGACTGACACACGTCGTCGACTTCTTGAGATGGGATACAAGAATCCTGTCCTTTTGCTTCATCCTCTTGGAGGTTACACAAAGGCAGATGATGTTCCACTTGAGTGGCGAATGAAGCAACATGAGATG GTACTTGAGGATAGGGTGCTTGATCCAGAGACCACCGTAGTCTCTATATTCCCATCTCCTATGCACTATGCTGGTCCAACAGAAGTCCAATGGCATGCAAAGGCTCGCATCAATGCAGGTGCTAACTTCTACATTGTGGGCCGTGATCCAGCTGGCATGGGCCATCCACTGGAGAAGAGGGATCTGTATGATGCAGATCATGGAAAGAAGGTACTCAGTATGGCTCCTGGGCTGGAGCGTCTGAATATCTTGCCTTTCAAG GTGGCTGCATATGATAAGACTCAGAATGGAATGGCATTCTTTGATCCCTCTAGGCCTCAagattttcttttcatatcAGGCACCAAG ATGCGAGCACTTGCAAAGAACAAAGAGAGCCCTCCAGATGGTTTTATGTGCCCTGGTGGTTGGAAGGTCTTGGTGGACTACTATGATAGTTTGACCCCATCTGAGAATGGCAGAGTTCCTGAACCTGTCCCAGTTTGA